From a single Microcella sp. genomic region:
- the mraY gene encoding phospho-N-acetylmuramoyl-pentapeptide-transferase: MIALLMAGAFSLAFTLFMTPLFIRLFERIGWGQFIRDDGPQSHHTKRGTPTMGGIVFLLGAVLGYFFGHVVTGERITASALLVLLLMVGLGIIGFIDDFTKTRKQRSLGLGGWAKIAGQAIVATGFAALALSFPDENGLTPASTAISAVRDIEWLDFAVFGSIGAVIAFAIWVNIIVVSTSNAVNVADGLDGLATGASILSVSAYIFIAFWQFNQSCSNIALDPANEFRCYDVRDSLDLAIVAAAIAASLIGFLWWNTSPAQIFMGDTGSLAIGGGLAALAILTRTELLLVLIGGLFLIVTGSVIVQRAYFKITKGKRIFLMSPLHHHFELKGWAEVTVVVRFWLIGGFFVALGVGLFYLEWVSQ; this comes from the coding sequence GTGATCGCGCTGCTCATGGCGGGCGCGTTTTCGCTCGCCTTCACACTGTTCATGACGCCCCTTTTTATTCGGCTGTTCGAGCGCATCGGCTGGGGCCAGTTCATTCGCGATGACGGCCCGCAGTCGCACCACACCAAGCGGGGCACGCCGACGATGGGTGGCATCGTCTTTCTGCTCGGGGCCGTACTTGGTTACTTCTTTGGCCACGTGGTCACGGGCGAGCGCATCACCGCGAGCGCCCTGCTCGTACTGCTGCTCATGGTCGGGCTCGGCATCATCGGCTTCATCGATGACTTCACCAAGACCCGCAAGCAGCGCAGTCTCGGGCTCGGCGGCTGGGCGAAGATCGCGGGTCAGGCGATCGTCGCGACGGGTTTCGCGGCTCTCGCACTGTCGTTCCCCGACGAGAACGGACTCACTCCGGCATCGACCGCGATCTCGGCCGTGCGCGACATCGAATGGCTCGACTTCGCCGTGTTCGGCTCGATCGGCGCTGTGATCGCGTTCGCGATCTGGGTCAACATCATCGTCGTGAGCACCTCCAACGCCGTGAACGTGGCCGACGGCCTCGACGGTCTCGCGACCGGAGCGTCGATTCTCTCGGTCTCGGCATACATCTTCATCGCCTTCTGGCAGTTCAACCAGTCGTGCAGCAACATCGCCCTCGACCCTGCCAACGAGTTCCGGTGCTACGACGTGCGCGATTCGCTCGACCTCGCGATCGTCGCCGCGGCGATCGCCGCGAGTCTCATCGGCTTCTTGTGGTGGAACACCTCGCCCGCGCAGATCTTCATGGGCGATACCGGTTCGCTCGCGATCGGCGGCGGCCTCGCGGCGCTGGCCATCCTCACCCGTACTGAACTGCTGCTCGTGCTCATCGGGGGCCTCTTTCTGATCGTGACGGGCTCGGTCATCGTGCAGCGCGCCTACTTCAAGATCACCAAGGGCAAGCGCATCTTCCTGATGAGCCCCCTGCATCATCACTTCGAGCTGAAGGGCTGGGCCGAAGTGACGGTCGTCGTGCGCTTCTGGCTCATCGGCGGATTCTTCGTGGCGCTCGGGGTGGGCCTGTTCTACCTCGAGTGGGTCAGTCAGTAG